The Sabethes cyaneus chromosome 1, idSabCyanKW18_F2, whole genome shotgun sequence DNA segment TTTTTTCGCTCTTTACTGCCTACCGCGGCTACAGACCCAACATCGGATCGGCATCAGATGGACAACAATAATAATTCGGCCACACACGGGCCCGCGCGATCGGCTAAGAATTCGGTTTCAAGTTCAAGCCAGTTTGGATATAATTGGGCATGATGAGTGCACAAAAATTGTTAAACTTTTCAATCAATGAACGAGAATAATTGTATTCGCCGGCAAGGTTTGGGAAGTGAAAGCTTCCGAATTCGGATGTAGTAATTACGGTGTGACCGCGTGGTTACGATCTGTAGTAATAATTGTTGGACACATTTAATCGATTAATCGTACAACCTTAATTGATGCCTTTGTTAATCATTTGACTAAAAGATCTTTGTATAATACAGTAACTGGGTTAACAGGAAAGTATTATCACTTTCTTCTGtgtaaattttatcaaacatGTGAATCAGAGTCACAAACCGAAGTTAATGATATCATCGTTTAGCATTACCACGTAAATTAAGAGTGCATATTTACTCACTCTATTTTGTACGACAGTCATTAACTTTGAACCCACGTTTGAATTTGCCTAGTGGTTGATAAACTGCATCTAAACTGCGTCTATTACCTTATCATTGTTGTCTGTTTCTCCTAAATACCTAACTGCCGCCACCAAAAACAGGTTTTCATAATTATCTCTATGATATTTTGTTTGACCTTTCTCTGCATTATTTGATGTGTATTCACGGGAAAAGCAAGCTTCAGTCTAATGAATGGTGATAGGAACTGATAAATTTTGTGGATCAAAACCGAAAGTAATAGGATATTGCACCTCGAAATAATATTCACACAATAATTTCCACTAAACATAAGAAATTAGTATTATTAATAGAAAcatataaaaacaataatagtaaaaaataaaatccaatggAAAATCTGCGTCTTCGAGTTTTTCGCAAGGAACAGCAATATTTATGAACATATTATCACACTTTTATTTCTGGCAAGTTTATCTATGCAaatcagtgcttagaaatctcatattcaatttatgtaatacgcctgaattgatgcataATACTGCTCATTCATTATTGTTTCTAGttcagatgaaatgaactcagcattgccaacctaaAGTCAACGATTCAATCGAATCACATCTGCATTCATGTttgtgttgttctctacattcattcattctggACAATAGTGAACAAAAACCGAATGTGAATCCTTCATTCGTTTTGAACTACCGACtgaacggcaaacgaaattacaaccaacgtaaacattgcttcgAAGTTTTAatttagggtaaggaacgagttaagcagtgttacctattttaatcagttgaacataaatgatccgaaaatgcacttttttattcatattttcaaaatcttttgacaggatcatcttcacaaatcacttaaccatacatttgattcacacaaacacaatttactgggtttccgacaagaaatatgatgaattaaaaattgttgtccaaaaacgtacatttttcagctgctcttcagcaatcgccacctcgctactaacgaattcatcaaattttcagcactgattacaaccactctgaaagtcaagcactcaattgtcacataccatattattcagtctcttttttttctattatctaaggctttgtcactagccaaaagttttattattttctaacaaaactgaaaacaaattctgaattgacggaacctgttcaccactagcagcagctgcagcacaactgatgaactatcgtgttgccaagacactgtttcggttctggaaataagaattttaagtttgaaattaactgaaacctcctatggtgaaaacgtggttcaatactttcaagagaaatgtatgttcataattaatttttctttattaaaaacaacacaaaagacagctttttcaatagctttcgaagattttctcagtgatttaataaagcaacgatgtgtttcaatgttatttgctttgacaacactgttctgagtcggatcgtttgtgctgctatatgtttacctcttttgttctcccaccatccttatgaacagcgagtgagaggtcaaactcgcagtttcccataagaacaccagagaataaaagagacgacgaataccgtttgccaaacggtgcggtgagtgtatgccccgataaacaatttagacagatggcattttacgcatctatgccgatacgctatgccgattacgcatcagatgccgattagtaggtcgcggataggaacgcgaacttactgaatggggggaaaagttcgagggattttttaaggggacgtaaaaaaattcagatttcaggattgcttaaaaaagcaccttgcgggtgaaaatgggttcggtctgttcaaaattagttccgtcgctccaacttttaaagcgaaaaatcaaaagtttagttcaacaatagtgtcttccaatggtaacagcttgaagaactaaagatagcaagaagattggtatgctgatatcccccacttagtcaacccatcgcacagtggttcaaacagcgaaatacgtgatcgtgtgatattgcgccaaaacgtgaagtttttcgcatgtagtgtctttaggaacatttcttggtataataagccccttcttgtgagagaaatctttgggtgattgattcccttaaaagtgagatacgaaatttattttctcatatattcgagatacaggtgtggtactttcggcaaagttgttgtaaatattaatacaaacaactttgtcaaagacatcatacttgtatcttttcatggaaattatctatgaagcgttattcgtggacaaaccctttaacacagtttttaaaccctgacttattctggtcaattttgacgtgttcatagtgttctagaaagttgtttatcttgctaaaaacaacgtttctgtagaacattattatatgttatttttctaaagtttcggagattttgagcttttttggtgaaaaatagtacttctttgagcttaaatatttccctagctggcaaatggtggcagatcaatcaactcctacctaaaagtacaacaaaaaccctgtaaaagcaagtgtcaattgactgtatccgtttgtatcctcaaaagttatagttgttttaaaaatccatctcagtcatgtttacagaaccgTTAAACtttacttcggatgcaataaacgccattttgtttacgttgacaatcgctttctaacaagttaagttaacaACAATTTTTCCGCCTATTTCTgattcgaaaatgaatgtaaacTTAAAatggacgcaattaataagagaaaagcttccaaataactaacttaagtctattttgttcaattttgcattgatctctccttccgcattttttcaaaacaacatttgatgatgagtcgtctcacctacacctttatttaacataattaactatatatgacgtactgcttacttagtcattccgagaaaattcggtctttcatgactcggccttttgtgactgttgttgaaattcggccatttggatttcggccattcgtgattcgaccatttgtgtttcggccattcggacCCAGCCAGAGtgtgttcttttgaaaagacatcaatcgaagaaattgaacaaaataggcataggtaagttatttggaagcttttctcttattaattgcgtcaaataattttaaatctacattcattttcgactcgaaaataggcgaaaaaattgctggtaacttaacttgttagaaagagattgtcaacgtaaacaaaatggcgcttattgcatccgaagtacagtttaattgttctgtaaacatgactgagatggatttttaaaacaaatataacttttgaggatacaaacggatacagtcaattgacacttgcttttacagggtttttgttgtacttttaggtaggagtagtttgatctgccaccatttgccaccttgggaaatatttaagctcaaagaagtactatttttcaccaaaaaagctcaaaatctccgaaactttgaaaaataacatataataatgttctacagaaacgttgtttttagcaagataaacaactttctagaacactatgaacacgtcaaaattgaccagaataagtcagggtttaaaaactgtgttaaagggtttgtccacgaataacgcctaatagataatttccatgaggagatacaagtatggtgtctttgacaaagttgtttgtattaatatttacaacaactttgtcgaaagtaccatacctgtatctcgaatataagagaaaataaatttcgtatctcacttctaagggaatcaatcacccaaaaatttctctcacaagaagaggcttattataccaagaaatgttcctaaagacactacatgcgaaaagctttacgtttcggcgcaatatcacacgatcacgtatttcgccttttgaaccactgtgcatcgcttgtaataaggtaaaacaatcagtgacccgcttaggctgcttaaaactagttctttaccctaatttGCTTCtgtcaggttttggttgattttaaaaagcggGCAGTTTAAAAAGCTAAACTtcgagatctaaaatatcagtcaagagcaaaaaAACTGACTGACAGATTATtcaagcaatcattcagcactgcaattcataaatgaattgttttgaagggtagaaaactgagaaagataaACACTGTCAGCTGTTCAGTAATCATGTCCATGGCGATAAACTGACAGATCAAATAATACTACCAgaagtaaaactgtatgcgctgaatgcattttatattcgccttgATGCAGggctcccaagtaacatttccaagttttattacgttcgtatcagggttttcatgaccaatttcaaaaaccgctaataaaactatgagctctatcagagctttctgatgaccgctataacactgctttctgaccaagtagCCCActtctcagaatgttttcataacctctttaagaatcaggttattaaGCTCAGGTAgttgtatcacgctctgctgaaagcagcaacaaAATCGATTatgctttcgctgcttgacagccagccaccgccataatttaataaaactttttgcttttcgccctgaacgatttggtttacagcgaccataataaaatgttCCATAGAACAAATAATGAATTTTGAACAGCattcgtttgcagcatgtgcgcattaaattttatcgtgcatattgatatgataggtggataaaatcaacgcgccactgaaattttgcaattttcgaaaactggttgtattaacagtataatcaatatatatagaatgccagtgtcgctgcagtgcgcgtgataaacatcacacatgttcagataatgtatttacattatatatgcaaatgtgtgtgtgcctgagattcatcaaaaggggaatctcattgtcaaactttgacagccaatttaaaatttcaactatggctgccaagtaatgtgattggaaacttcgcttgcttcaaatttctgaaaaaatcggtgcaaaagggtgCAGTTTTGGGATTTTATTCATCcggataaaaagaaaaagaacgtttaaaacaatttcactggcataaaaacacagcggagagcgcactgatgacagcaccaaccagcgcacagataaagaacagataaataacaatgagcaattTTGACATTGAAGTTCCCGatgcacagacttgatacagattgttagcatcatgtttaccacaataagTCCTGTataaaaacagcgacactggcattttatatatattgattctactgttttaacaaaataaatatattcagttagtcaatctcaatttctagcaaaatcagttTAGCTAAGCTCAACATCTTCGCCATCCATTACTTGACTGCGTGGATTGCATGAGTGTACACCTCTTGCGGTTGTTGGTCGAGAGTTACCGTCCGTATTTTCGATATCAAAACTTACGGGAACAAGCCACGCTTATTCTTGCGCTATGTTTACTCACATACCTGCTTGtaattttactttaatttttatttattccgAATCCTTTTAACGCATTCAAGCCTTTGAGTGCATCGAATACTCAACATCTTTTGCCATTCTGTTGAACATAATCTACGTTTAACGTCtataaaatttgttttcttttattaaGAAACTTCTTATTCCAAACCAGTATTTTGTGAAAATGTGTGAAAATTGAGTATTCGGCTACTGCGTGAAATGCTTCTTTTTTCCATAAGGGAAATAGTGAAACATTCACAGAACAGTCGTCTGTACAGTTTGtgaaaaataaatccaaataaGCGTTTTATCTATTTTTGGTTGAATTTATTTGATGATGAAATTTGGAGGTTAAATGAAATTCAACAACAATTTAAGGCAGAATGCCACTGTGAATGTTTCAGAAATTACCAtgattttgtttatttctttaGCATAAAACAACATTTATacggaaaataaaaagaacAAGTCCCAAATAGGAGCCTTGAGGGATGCCAGAAAGGATGTCAACTACATTGAAGTTTTTCCCATGGAATTTAATCACATATTTGCTAACGACTAGTACAATATGATTCAAACCAAATCAGAACCCCTATATTGATTTTAAGAGTAGCATTGGTATGTGCATTCGATCAAATGCGTTGTTAGTCGATTGCATTTTCGTTATTGTTTGTTAAGATTTTATGGGCTTTTAGTTTACGGTTTTTAAGTTTACATGCTAAACCAGACTGGACTTCTTGTGTTTCTAACTTTTCTTAAAAGATATTTTCTGTATCAATAAATCTAAGCAATTTTCTAGAACATGTCGTTGGCAACTTCTTTCTTGAGAATAAGCCAGAAATAAGCAAAAACACTTCATTCAAAATATATTATACAAAGAAGAATCAGCATTTCAGGCAAATGGTACAATGTGCCATTCTTTACTATGTGTGATAAAACATACTTCAATCCGTGATGAAAATTGACGTTTGTCGCCGGAAAGTCTAACATCTCTTTTGTTCGAGAAACTTGAATGTAAAAGTAGATTTTCCCCTGAGCTCCTCACGGGCTCACCCAGTTCATCCTTTGAAAATTGGTTTTGCCTACGATTGCATCCTGGCTCCGCTATGAAACTTGACAGCCGTAATGGCGAAGTAGAAAAGCCAACCCGACGCTTTTGTCGCCGATGAAAAGAACCGGTATCGGTTCTCGGGAAATGAGCCAGCAGCTCGAGTGGAATCTACTCCTTTTCCCGTGCATCCTGCCCAGCCCACCACGCCCTACGCCAAGTACCTACGTAAAACCACATGCGAAGCACACAACAATTGTAGCATGTTTCAACACGCTAGCTGTCCGCTCGTTCGTATGTGCATAATCCAATTGATTCCGATTCATTCAACTGTGTAGAATGATGCTAGAATTTACCACACAACAGAAAACCCATTGTAACCGATGAAGATTGTATCTGATTGCCGTTATGCTGTAGGTGTATGTTGCCCGGCTGCTGATCTTCAAATCCATTCAAACGGTGGAATGTTCCGAGAATCCACATAATCAAGCGAAACCATGCGAGTGTGCTGCTGCTGTGCGCGCATAATAAAAAGCATTGTGCGAGTTCATCTTCTGCTGGAAATCTACAAAAACACGAATGGATTCACCCGGTGAATGTAATTATGCGAGTCCTACACAAGTAGTGCGCACTAAATTGCGCTCGTTCACTAATTGGACCGTGAAAACTAGGCAACCGCCAAACATCATCACGGGATGGAATCCCGTTCTGCTAACTTTTGATTTTGTCCTGCTTGGTGCGAAACATCATACCAAATGAAATTCGAATGTTTTGGTGTTAGCAGTCAAATGACAATACTTCCAGCAGTTAAACAATAGAAGCATTTCACTATTGTTTTActaaaaaaccttttttttggtCACGACACTAATCATCTGTCTAAATTTTCTTTCTTCCAGAATGAAACTCCAGCTGGTATTGTTTGTAGCACTGTTTGCCTTCGCGTATGCATCGCCGCTTCCGCAGGCAGCTGAAAATGTAAAACCCGTGGAGCCGTCCGCTGACGTTGCTGCCGAACCGGCGCCAGTTGCAGATGATACGGAAGCTAAAAGTGCACCCGCAGCTACGGAAGCCAGCGTTACGGATGTACCGACCGAAGCTGCTGTCACGACGGAACCAGCTGCCGATCCGGCACCGGTAGAGAGTGCCGCAGCTCCGTCTGCCGACGAAAGTAACACTGTCGAAGAAGTCCCAGAGGTGCAAGCCAAATCCGGAAGCGACGCTGCCGCTGCTGCAACGGTTGCCGAGGTAAAGGAAGAATCCGCTAAGGTTAATTCCAACGCCGTAGACACTGTTAAGCTAGCTGATGCCGTTGAACCCGCTGCTATTGCCTCCGATGAGGTAGCCCGCGTCGTTCGCACTAACGCAGATGAACCAGAAGCCGCAGCACCGGCAGCAACTACTGCTGCTGTCCCAGTCGAGGAGAAAACCGTTGAACAGCCAGGGGCTAAGTCTGCACCGGTCGTCGAGGAAGCAGCTAAGCCTACGGCAGCTGTAGCGGCCGAAACTACCGTCGAATCCACCGCAGCCGTTACAACTGCCGCTGCTGCAGCCGCCGAAAACAAAGCAGAATCTACCACCGCTGCCGTGACTCCCGCTGTTACAACTCAACCCAAACAGGACAGTTCGGAGGAAAGTAAAGAAAGCCAAGAATCGGACGAGCAAAAACCGTAAACTTAGCACATACTGATTGAACGAAGCCACAACGAGAGTTATTGTGCCAATTACACTTACCTCCTGAATTGTATTTTACCCTTTCACTCAACCAAAAGGCTTTGCTCATCCACACCAGTTCAGAGAACCCATTCTTaattacacatttcactatccCGATAATGCCTTAGAATGCAATTAGCTGTTATTGCAGTAAATTAATCGATACAACGACACCCATGATCACCTCTAGCTGCACTATCATACGATTGTTTATTGGGTGCAATCCGGTACATTTACCACCTAAATGGCAATAAAAGCACAGCAGTTTTAATCGAAAACAACAACACTTAGGCGTAAAGCGAGCACAAAACTTTCTACAAAACAGCTTAGGAATACGATAACATCCTAATTGGAAGCATGAAGCAGAATTTGTCTAGCAAGATGCAGTTAACTTAACGAATGTTGAAGCAGAATCAACTTACACAATTTGAAGGCTTGTGAGTTTGCAAATTACACAAAAGCCGAAAGAACGGAAGAACTGAATGGCAACGGAATGCAACGGTGCATCGACTGGCACAGTATCACTGGTATTTTCGTAGGTACTCTCAGTCCTAGTGTGGTCAACCCAGACTACCTACTTAGAACAAACAACAACAGGCGAGTAGCGCTGTAGTACCGAGCCAAACTTTCTCCCAAGTCATTTGAATTCGAACCCTCTAATAGCGAACTTCTGTGTAGActgaaaattatacaaaaaaaaactacatgaCAAATGTAAAATCAAGGTGTAATAAGTTAAATACATTTTAAGTTATTAATTCGCGAGGTTTATCATTCGAAAGAAATACCCGAATCTTTAATAGAGCCAGTATTCCCAACAAAATGAAATCGAGTATCGGGAAGAAAATAGTATGGGTCacatcgctctctttcaacgtccgcGCTTCATGGccatagagtaccaccgggagaattagtatCTTGATAGAGCCCGACTTTtgtacgggacctcagctggctacgtaatcctgttggcagccgctatccgcctagcccaagccctatcctcgcaactccctccttaagatgcgtgtacgcctcTTGCACAGCTCTACGGTGTTACATCGgcgatatcgatgtcatccacGAACCCTTGGAGCATGCGAGATTTAGTGATGATGggaccgcttctctgcacgcctgcccttcaaACGTCGCGGCgaaccttccaatgcaatgttgaacagcaaattcgatagcccgtcaccttgcttcaaaccatctaacgtcataaaggagtccgatgtctcacttGCTATTCTAACACTTGATTTTGGACCTACCCTTGATGGTATCAGCATAGTCAGTTTTGTTGAACCACCGTGTTAAAACATAATCCGCCACGGCTCATTTCGGTTAACTGAATcgcacgccgccttgaagtctataaacaaatggtgagcctgcaagttgaattctcagAATTTATTAAGGATTTGTTGCgccgcaaggtgaacatttggtccatctTGGACCGTCCCTCTCGAAACCCGTACTGGTATTCGCAAACAAAGGATTCCTATATTCCTAT contains these protein-coding regions:
- the LOC128735335 gene encoding nematocyst expressed protein 3-like, encoding MKLQLVLFVALFAFAYASPLPQAAENVKPVEPSADVAAEPAPVADDTEAKSAPAATEASVTDVPTEAAVTTEPAADPAPVESAAAPSADESNTVEEVPEVQAKSGSDAAAAATVAEVKEESAKVNSNAVDTVKLADAVEPAAIASDEVARVVRTNADEPEAAAPAATTAAVPVEEKTVEQPGAKSAPVVEEAAKPTAAVAAETTVESTAAVTTAAAAAAENKAESTTAAVTPAVTTQPKQDSSEESKESQESDEQKP